The Chlamydia trachomatis A/HAR-13 nucleotide sequence TGATTGCTAATTTAGCAATTCAGCGTCATGGGGGAGAGCTTGGAAGTAAACATCCCGTGCATCCCAATGATCACGTGAATAAATCCCAGTCCTCAAATGATGTTTTCCCAACGGCAATGCATATAGCTGCGGTACAAAGTATAAAAGGATCTTTAATTCCGGCATTGGAACATTTAAAAAAAGTTATTGATGCTAAAGCTTTAGAGTTTGCTCGAGATATAAAAATTGGAAGAACGCATTTGATGGATGCAGTTCCAATGACTCTTGGGCAAGAGTTTTCTGGGTATAGTTGTCAGTTGCATAATTGTTTAGAGCGGATAGGATTTTCTTTAACTCACCTCTATGAGTTGGCTATTGGAGGGACTGCTATTGGAACAGGGTTAAATGTTCCTGAAGGATTTGTAGAGAAGGTGATTCAGTATTTGAGAAGGGAGACAGGAGAGCCCTTTGTTCCAGCTTCGAACTACTTTGCTGCGTTATCGAATCATGATGCTTTGGTGCAAGCTCACGGATCATTGACTGTGTTAGCTTGTGCTTTGGTTAAAATTGCTACAGATCTAAGTTTTTTGGGGTCAGGACCTCGTTGTGGATTAGGGGAAATTTTCTTTCCGGAGAACGAGCCAGGATCTTCGATCATGCCTGGGAAAATTAACCCGACGCAAAGCGAAGCTTTACAGATGGTTTGTTCTCAAGTAATCGGGAACAACCAGTCCATTATTTTTTCTGGAACAAAAGGGAACTTCGAACTGAATGTCATGAAACCTGTCATTATCTATGATTTTCTACAGTCAGTGAACTTATTAGCTGGTGCTATGAGATCTTTTGCCGATTATTTTGTTTGCGGACTCAAGGTAAATAAGGGGCAACTACAGCAAAATGTAGAAAGATCTTTGATGTTAGTAACGGCATTAGCTCCCGTTTTGGGGTACGATAAATGTTCAAAGATCGCTTTGAAAGCTTTTCATGAAAATTTGAGTCTTAAAGAAGCATGCGTCTCTTTAGGCTTTTTGTCTGAAAAAGAGTTTGATGAGCATGTGATTCCAGGATTGATGGTAGGAAATAGAGGACACGAATAGATACGAGAACAAGCATGTCGCCCGCCCCAAGTAATTCAACACGGGGCGGGGGAGGATCAGAGACTTGTTTAGCAAGACATCTATTGAGAAGACTTACTCTCTAACTTAATAAGGGCTTTTGCAAACAATAACGCACCTTTAATGTTTGGGAAGATATGGTCTACTCCGATCAATTCATCTACATGGTACCTTCTCAAATCACTGAGAGGAGTTTTTTTCACGCCAGCTAAGAGAAGCAATGTTCCTTGTCGGTCGCATTCCAAGAAGAACTCTTCTAGAGCGTGCATGGCAGATGCATCTATTGTAGGCACTCGAGTCATGCAAAGGATAAATATTTTAGGCGGCTTTTCTATTTCATTTAATAAGTTTTTCAAACGATCTGCGATGCCAAAGAAAAACGGTCCGTTGATTTCATAAATTTCCGTAAAAGGTGGTACTTCATTTTTGCTAAATAGCAAGTCATTTTGAGGTTGTTCGGATTCATC carries:
- the fumC gene encoding class II fumarate hydratase; the protein is MRQENDSLGIVLVPEDKLFGAQTGRSQEFFSYGKESMPLEIIHALVKIKKCAAKANGDLGCLDTKRRDMIVAATDEILSGEFDEHFPLKVWQTGSGTQSNMNVNEVIANLAIQRHGGELGSKHPVHPNDHVNKSQSSNDVFPTAMHIAAVQSIKGSLIPALEHLKKVIDAKALEFARDIKIGRTHLMDAVPMTLGQEFSGYSCQLHNCLERIGFSLTHLYELAIGGTAIGTGLNVPEGFVEKVIQYLRRETGEPFVPASNYFAALSNHDALVQAHGSLTVLACALVKIATDLSFLGSGPRCGLGEIFFPENEPGSSIMPGKINPTQSEALQMVCSQVIGNNQSIIFSGTKGNFELNVMKPVIIYDFLQSVNLLAGAMRSFADYFVCGLKVNKGQLQQNVERSLMLVTALAPVLGYDKCSKIALKAFHENLSLKEACVSLGFLSEKEFDEHVIPGLMVGNRGHE